Proteins encoded in a region of the Roseomonas haemaphysalidis genome:
- a CDS encoding segregation and condensation protein A: protein MSGSTTPRLSVQGFDGPLDFLLEMIRRQRVDLGRLSILLLTDQLVAAIEADGDTLEHRADWLVMASELLLLKARLLVPATPDEAEDAEAAAARRLGLLEELARMRAAAGWLGTRPQLGQVVFARGQALPRPARPQAELYVSFLEATLAMLEGPAPRPAAPPAVYRPNPPELWRVPDALRHIAELLERHPSGLTLLQCLPPVAQDAADRRLRLRAAVASSFVAGLELARDGRVAMLQPAPFGPLALRPETRQAA, encoded by the coding sequence ATGAGTGGCAGCACAACGCCCCGGCTCAGCGTCCAGGGCTTTGACGGGCCGCTGGACTTCCTTCTGGAGATGATCCGGCGTCAGCGCGTGGATCTTGGGCGCCTGTCCATCCTGCTGCTGACCGACCAGCTGGTCGCGGCGATCGAGGCGGATGGCGACACGCTGGAACACCGGGCCGACTGGCTGGTGATGGCCAGCGAACTGCTGTTGCTCAAGGCCCGCCTACTGGTTCCCGCCACGCCGGACGAGGCAGAGGATGCCGAGGCCGCCGCCGCCCGCCGCCTGGGGCTGCTGGAGGAGCTGGCCCGCATGCGGGCCGCTGCCGGATGGCTGGGCACGCGGCCACAACTCGGCCAGGTGGTCTTCGCGCGCGGGCAGGCGCTGCCCCGTCCCGCACGGCCCCAGGCCGAACTCTATGTCAGCTTTCTGGAAGCCACGCTGGCCATGCTGGAAGGCCCGGCACCGCGTCCGGCCGCCCCCCCGGCGGTGTATCGCCCCAACCCGCCGGAGCTGTGGCGCGTCCCGGATGCGCTGCGCCACATCGCGGAGCTGCTGGAGCGCCACCCCAGCGGGCTGACGCTGCTGCAATGCCTGCCGCCCGTCGCACAGGATGCGGCGGACCGGCGGCTGCGGCTGCGGGCGGCGGTCGCCTCCAGCTTCGTCGCGGGGCTGGAGCTGGCGCGCGACGGCCGGGTGGCCATGCTGCAGCCGGCGCCCTTCGGGCCATTGGCCTTGCGCCCGGAAACCCGGCAGGCGGCCTAG
- a CDS encoding tyrosine-type recombinase/integrase, with the protein MTAPVPRIPAAVQRLLDETLPPEAMELLSGPVGEAVAQAAGYASQALSDNTRRAYDSDWRAFTAWCAAGGIVPLPAAPVVVAGHLASLAKTLGRSGLRRRLAAIAHRHRAAGHPWEARHPAIAATMRGILAAHGKPARPAAALTSVEVKRLLAACGTDTAGGRDRALLLLGFAGALRRSELVAIDREHLRFTSEGMTVFIPRSKRDQEGEGATLGIPRGLNPLSCPVRAMEEWLKRTRIEWGAVFRRVSTGGALEDRLSPQGVWKILRRRAEMAKLTVDETERLSPHGLRAGFITEAYLKGALDEQVMHHARQKSIATTQGYRRRARITRDSPARLLDL; encoded by the coding sequence ATGACCGCGCCGGTGCCGCGCATCCCCGCCGCCGTGCAGCGCCTGCTGGACGAGACGCTGCCGCCCGAGGCCATGGAACTGCTGTCTGGCCCGGTGGGCGAGGCCGTGGCCCAGGCCGCGGGCTATGCCAGCCAGGCGCTGTCGGACAACACGCGCCGCGCTTATGACAGCGACTGGCGCGCCTTCACGGCCTGGTGTGCGGCGGGTGGCATCGTGCCGCTGCCGGCGGCACCCGTGGTGGTGGCCGGGCACCTGGCGAGCTTGGCCAAGACGCTGGGCCGCAGCGGGCTGCGCCGCCGGCTGGCCGCCATCGCCCACCGGCACCGCGCGGCGGGCCACCCGTGGGAAGCGCGCCATCCAGCCATCGCCGCTACCATGCGCGGCATCCTGGCCGCCCATGGCAAACCGGCGCGCCCGGCGGCGGCGCTGACCTCGGTGGAGGTCAAGCGCCTGCTCGCCGCCTGCGGCACGGACACGGCAGGCGGGCGCGACCGCGCGCTGCTGCTGCTCGGCTTCGCCGGCGCCTTGCGGCGGTCGGAGCTGGTGGCCATCGACCGCGAGCACCTGCGCTTCACTTCCGAAGGCATGACCGTCTTCATCCCCCGCTCCAAGCGCGACCAGGAAGGCGAGGGCGCGACCCTGGGCATCCCGCGCGGGCTGAACCCCCTGTCCTGCCCGGTGCGGGCCATGGAGGAATGGCTGAAGCGCACGCGCATCGAATGGGGCGCGGTGTTCCGTCGCGTCAGCACCGGCGGCGCGTTGGAGGACCGGCTGAGCCCGCAGGGCGTGTGGAAGATCCTGCGCCGCCGGGCCGAGATGGCGAAGCTGACGGTGGATGAAACCGAGCGTCTGTCACCGCATGGCCTGCGCGCCGGCTTCATCACCGAAGCCTATCTGAAGGGCGCGCTGGACGAGCAGGTGATGCACCACGCCCGGCAGAAAAGCATCGCCACCACCCAGGGCTACCGCCGCCGCGCCCGCATCACCCGCGACAGCCCGGCGCGGCTGCTGGACCTGTGA
- a CDS encoding MBL fold metallo-hydrolase encodes MPQLQATQIPVTPFQQNCALVWDADSGRGTVIDPGGDVPRILAALDKAGFLVDRILLTHGHLDHAGGAAALKRELEARQGGSVPVEGPDRRDEFLLQDLAGQGARFGIEGLENVQPDRWLAEGDTVSIAGQDFAVLHCPGHTPGHLAFVSTALSVAVVGDVLFRGSVGRTDFPYGDHAALLASIRNKLLPLGDDIQFLCGHGPGSTFGEERRNNPFLNGRA; translated from the coding sequence ATGCCCCAGCTCCAGGCCACCCAGATCCCCGTCACCCCCTTCCAGCAGAACTGTGCCCTGGTATGGGACGCGGATAGCGGCCGCGGCACCGTGATCGACCCGGGCGGCGATGTCCCGCGCATCCTGGCCGCGCTGGACAAGGCCGGCTTTCTGGTGGACCGCATCCTGCTGACCCATGGTCACCTGGACCATGCCGGCGGTGCCGCGGCATTGAAGCGCGAGCTGGAAGCGCGGCAAGGTGGCAGCGTGCCGGTGGAAGGCCCCGACCGCCGCGACGAATTCCTTTTGCAGGACCTGGCCGGACAGGGTGCGCGCTTCGGCATCGAGGGGCTGGAGAACGTGCAGCCTGACCGCTGGCTGGCGGAAGGCGATACGGTGTCCATCGCCGGGCAGGACTTCGCCGTGCTGCATTGCCCCGGCCACACGCCCGGGCATCTGGCCTTCGTGTCCACGGCGCTGTCTGTCGCGGTGGTGGGGGACGTGCTGTTCCGCGGTTCCGTCGGCCGCACGGACTTTCCCTATGGCGACCACGCGGCACTGCTTGCTTCCATCCGGAACAAGCTGCTTCCCCTGGGCGACGACATCCAGTTCCTGTGCGGCCACGGTCCCGGCTCGACCTTTGGCGAGGAACGGCGAAACAACCCTTTCCTGAACGGCCGGGCCTGA
- a CDS encoding TonB-dependent receptor, with protein sequence MQATPLARSLATGVLACSLAGPALAQAPQETTSPLLLPTVEVTARGGVAPGELQPAYAGGQVAEGGSLGLLGSTRALDTPFSTQNFTSQLIEDQQARTAADTLINDSSVRLTTGSNGFSDEFQIRGLAVPAGDVGFNGLYGLLSSNRVPAELIERIELIKGPSALINGIAPNGSVGGGINIVPKRAGEEPLTRLTTTYLGAANLGAHVDVGRRYGSNNEWGVRFNGLIRDGETSIDGGDLRSNLATLGLDYRGERFRWSADAIFQRDETDEFRPQISILTGVTEIPKPPNARRNWFPGTTLTQQDTTLATRAEYDLTDDLMVYGAIGYRDGKNQQIFPVAGGIVRNGDFTLRNSYYDSYSETLSGTVGARWRFNTAGIGHTLNVAYTGFQQENGNAYIQSSASVPSNLYDPSPLPIITAPRTDPRRSNFTTLSSFAVADTLNFGDRAYLTLGARQQNVDVKSYNTTTGARTSGYDASATTPLAGLVIKPLENVSLYASYAEGLTRGAIVGPSYTNAGAVLNPYKSEQYEAGVKVDWGRITTTAAVFQITRPSSAVDANNNQGYGGEQRNRGIELSAFGEIVPGLRGIVGATFLQPELTKPAIASQRGNDAAGVPDRTFSAALDWQTPLEGFALTGRMIYTSGAYLTTANTQRFDAWTRFDIGARYRTVIADKPVVFRASLENVFDEQYWLTAGTYVTTGSPRTVLVSASIDF encoded by the coding sequence GTGCAGGCCACTCCGCTGGCGCGGTCGCTGGCCACGGGGGTGCTGGCTTGCAGTCTGGCAGGCCCGGCCCTGGCGCAGGCGCCCCAGGAAACAACATCCCCCCTGCTGCTGCCGACCGTGGAGGTGACCGCGCGTGGCGGCGTGGCCCCGGGCGAGCTTCAGCCAGCCTATGCGGGCGGTCAGGTGGCGGAAGGCGGCTCGCTGGGCCTGCTCGGCAGCACCCGCGCGCTGGACACGCCGTTCAGCACGCAGAACTTCACCTCGCAGCTGATCGAGGACCAGCAGGCCCGCACGGCGGCCGATACGCTGATCAATGATTCCTCTGTGCGCCTGACCACCGGCTCCAACGGCTTCAGCGACGAGTTCCAGATCCGTGGCCTCGCGGTGCCGGCCGGCGACGTGGGCTTCAACGGGCTGTACGGGCTGCTGTCCTCCAACCGTGTGCCGGCGGAGCTGATCGAGCGGATCGAGCTGATCAAGGGCCCCAGCGCGCTGATCAACGGCATCGCGCCCAATGGCAGCGTCGGCGGTGGCATCAACATCGTGCCCAAGCGCGCCGGCGAGGAACCGCTGACACGCCTGACCACCACCTATCTGGGCGCCGCCAACCTCGGCGCGCATGTGGATGTCGGGCGCCGTTACGGCAGCAACAACGAATGGGGCGTGCGCTTCAACGGGCTGATCCGCGACGGCGAAACCTCGATCGACGGCGGCGACCTGCGCAGCAACCTCGCCACGCTGGGCCTGGACTACCGGGGCGAGCGCTTCCGCTGGTCGGCCGACGCGATCTTCCAGCGCGACGAGACAGATGAGTTCCGGCCGCAGATCAGCATCCTGACCGGCGTCACCGAGATTCCGAAGCCGCCCAACGCGCGCCGCAACTGGTTTCCCGGCACCACGCTGACCCAGCAGGACACGACGCTGGCGACACGCGCCGAATACGACTTGACCGATGACCTGATGGTCTACGGCGCCATCGGCTACCGTGACGGCAAGAACCAGCAGATCTTCCCGGTCGCGGGCGGCATCGTGCGAAACGGTGACTTCACCCTCCGCAATTCCTACTACGATTCGTATTCCGAGACGTTAAGCGGCACCGTCGGTGCACGCTGGCGCTTCAACACGGCAGGCATTGGCCATACGCTGAACGTCGCCTATACCGGTTTCCAGCAGGAAAACGGCAACGCCTACATCCAGTCGTCCGCTAGCGTTCCCTCCAACCTGTACGACCCATCGCCACTCCCGATCATTACCGCGCCGCGCACCGATCCGCGCCGCTCCAACTTCACCACGCTCAGCAGCTTCGCGGTGGCCGACACGCTGAACTTCGGGGACCGCGCCTACCTGACGCTCGGCGCCCGGCAGCAGAACGTCGATGTGAAGAGCTACAACACCACCACCGGCGCGCGCACCTCGGGTTACGACGCCAGCGCCACCACCCCGCTGGCCGGGCTGGTGATCAAGCCGCTGGAGAACGTTTCTCTCTACGCCAGCTACGCAGAGGGCCTGACGCGCGGCGCCATCGTCGGTCCCAGCTACACGAATGCGGGGGCTGTACTGAATCCTTACAAGTCGGAGCAATATGAGGCCGGCGTGAAGGTTGACTGGGGGCGCATCACCACCACCGCCGCCGTGTTCCAGATCACGCGCCCGTCGTCGGCCGTGGATGCCAACAACAACCAGGGCTATGGCGGCGAGCAGCGTAACCGCGGCATCGAGCTTTCGGCCTTCGGCGAGATCGTGCCCGGCCTGCGCGGCATCGTCGGCGCCACCTTCCTGCAACCGGAGCTGACCAAGCCTGCCATCGCCTCGCAGCGCGGCAACGACGCCGCCGGCGTGCCGGACCGCACCTTTTCCGCCGCGCTGGACTGGCAAACGCCGTTGGAAGGCTTCGCGCTGACCGGCCGCATGATCTACACCTCCGGCGCCTACCTCACCACGGCCAACACCCAGCGCTTCGATGCCTGGACGCGGTTCGACATCGGTGCCCGCTACCGCACCGTGATCGCGGACAAGCCCGTGGTGTTCCGTGCCTCGCTGGAAAACGTCTTCGACGAGCAGTACTGGCTGACGGCCGGCACCTATGTGACCACAGGCTCGCCGCGCACCGTGCTGGTGTCCGCTTCCATCGACTTCTGA
- a CDS encoding ABC transporter substrate-binding protein: MAAQRIDHASPPAPRGLRRRSVLSAAVAGLATWPALAQDSLRIPHVFGETVLRGVPRRVVSLGYTTGDALLALGVQPVAVRRWFGDQPDAIWPWARPLLAGPPPAVLVGDVSVERVALLEPDLIVGIGSGISRAEYDALSGIAPVLMQAGAASFEPWDEIVSRLGLALGLADRAAERVAATRRRFDEVRARHPDWAGRTAVAAYNFGGETGAFTGQDTRGRFLAELGFVVPAELQRLSGTRGFYAKLSPEDLSPLDADLLVWISTSGTANDIAALPMRPFLRAHREGREMLVSDVPAAALSFGSVLSLPFALDALEGEIAAAMDGDPATPVASAKRAGLAP, translated from the coding sequence TTGGCCGCACAGCGCATCGACCATGCTAGCCCGCCGGCGCCGCGCGGCTTGCGGCGCCGCAGCGTCCTAAGCGCCGCGGTGGCCGGGCTCGCCACGTGGCCCGCCCTGGCGCAGGACAGCCTGCGCATCCCGCATGTGTTCGGAGAAACCGTGCTGCGGGGCGTGCCGCGCCGGGTGGTGTCGCTGGGCTACACCACGGGCGATGCCTTGCTGGCACTGGGCGTGCAGCCCGTGGCGGTGCGGCGCTGGTTTGGCGATCAGCCAGATGCCATCTGGCCGTGGGCGCGGCCCCTGCTCGCAGGTCCGCCCCCGGCGGTGCTGGTGGGCGATGTGTCGGTGGAGCGGGTGGCCTTGCTGGAGCCGGACCTGATCGTCGGCATCGGCTCGGGCATCTCGCGCGCTGAATACGATGCGCTGTCCGGCATCGCGCCCGTGCTGATGCAGGCCGGTGCCGCGAGCTTCGAGCCTTGGGACGAGATCGTGTCCCGCCTTGGGCTGGCGCTGGGGCTGGCGGACCGCGCGGCCGAACGCGTGGCCGCCACGCGACGGCGCTTCGATGAGGTGCGCGCCCGGCATCCCGACTGGGCCGGCAGGACGGCGGTGGCCGCGTATAATTTCGGCGGCGAAACCGGTGCCTTCACCGGGCAGGACACGCGCGGGCGGTTTCTGGCGGAACTGGGCTTCGTGGTGCCGGCTGAGTTGCAACGGCTGAGCGGCACGCGCGGCTTCTACGCCAAGCTGTCGCCCGAGGACCTGTCGCCGCTGGATGCAGACCTGCTGGTGTGGATCTCCACCAGCGGCACGGCGAACGACATCGCGGCGCTGCCCATGCGGCCGTTCCTGCGCGCGCACCGCGAAGGCCGCGAGATGTTGGTCAGCGACGTGCCGGCGGCCGCGCTGTCGTTCGGCAGCGTGCTGTCGCTGCCCTTCGCGCTGGATGCGCTGGAAGGCGAGATCGCGGCCGCGATGGATGGTGACCCGGCAACACCTGTGGCCTCCGCCAAACGCGCCGGGCTGGCGCCTTGA
- a CDS encoding MFS transporter — MTGKAPNLALITIAQVLALSLWFSGTAAGPGIAMEAGLPQGSAFQALLTGGVQAGFVAGTLVSAVLTLADRFDPRRLFIASALIGATVNAAILLLPAGSGITIAARCVTGAALAGVYPVGMKLAVGWAGRRDTGLVIGILVGGLTLGSASPHLANALGGLDWRLTLLAASLAAVAAAGLMAVVRLGPRHAVAAPFRPGTALELWRDRGTRLATLGYLGHMWELYAMWAWVGAYLAASFAAWRGSGGAAAPEQAALATFAVIAAGTLGCVAAGLLADRLGRVRVTVGAMATSAACCLLAGPAFGLHPAVTVGLCAVWGIAVVADSAQFSASVAELSDPRVTGTMLTVQSCLGFALTLVTIHLMPVLVTTLGWGGAFAVLAVGPALGCVAMLRLGRSPAAAKLAGGRG, encoded by the coding sequence ATGACCGGTAAGGCACCCAACCTCGCCCTGATCACCATTGCCCAGGTCCTGGCGCTTTCACTTTGGTTTTCCGGCACGGCAGCCGGGCCGGGAATCGCCATGGAAGCAGGGCTCCCGCAAGGTTCGGCCTTTCAGGCGTTGCTGACGGGCGGGGTGCAGGCCGGCTTCGTGGCCGGCACCCTGGTCAGCGCGGTTCTGACCTTGGCCGACCGGTTCGACCCGCGCCGACTGTTCATCGCCTCCGCCCTCATCGGCGCCACGGTGAATGCGGCGATCCTCCTGCTACCCGCAGGGTCAGGCATCACCATCGCGGCGCGCTGTGTCACGGGTGCCGCCCTGGCGGGGGTGTATCCCGTTGGCATGAAGCTCGCGGTCGGCTGGGCGGGCCGGCGCGACACCGGGCTGGTGATCGGCATCCTGGTCGGCGGGCTGACGCTCGGGTCAGCTTCGCCACATCTGGCCAATGCACTGGGTGGGCTGGACTGGCGGCTGACCTTGCTGGCCGCGTCGCTGGCCGCGGTGGCCGCAGCCGGGTTGATGGCAGTGGTGCGGCTCGGGCCACGCCACGCAGTGGCGGCGCCCTTCCGGCCCGGCACGGCGCTGGAGCTATGGCGCGACAGGGGCACGCGGCTCGCGACGCTGGGTTATCTCGGCCACATGTGGGAGCTTTACGCGATGTGGGCCTGGGTGGGCGCCTATCTAGCGGCCAGCTTCGCGGCTTGGCGGGGCAGCGGCGGCGCGGCCGCCCCGGAGCAGGCGGCGCTGGCGACCTTCGCGGTCATCGCGGCCGGGACGCTGGGATGCGTGGCGGCGGGGCTGCTGGCTGACCGGCTGGGACGGGTGCGCGTGACGGTCGGAGCCATGGCGACCTCGGCCGCCTGCTGTCTGCTGGCGGGGCCGGCCTTTGGACTGCATCCGGCCGTGACGGTGGGGCTGTGCGCCGTGTGGGGCATCGCGGTGGTGGCTGATTCCGCGCAGTTCTCGGCCAGCGTTGCGGAATTGTCCGACCCCCGCGTGACCGGCACCATGCTGACGGTACAAAGCTGCTTGGGCTTCGCGTTGACCCTGGTCACCATCCACCTGATGCCGGTGCTGGTCACCACCCTGGGCTGGGGCGGCGCCTTTGCCGTGCTGGCGGTGGGTCCGGCGCTGGGCTGCGTGGCCATGCTGCGGCTCGGCCGCAGCCCGGCGGCGGCGAAGCTGGCCGGCGGGCGCGGCTAG
- a CDS encoding PAS domain S-box protein has protein sequence MPDFDAMMKRQQVLGDFGEFVLHSQDINQVLQEACRLVGEALSTGRAKILEIFHADRQLLVRAGVGWDPGIVGKIRLPLEEHSSETFAIEAGMPVISHDISKEERFQILPFLREAGVVALVNAPIFLPGGRVFGLLQVDATEPRDFHQHDVQFLRTYTTILGSVIDRLLLGRTLRSTEERFRLTVEQVRDYAIFLSDPQDRITDWLPGAEAVFGWTAAEVIGQSAAITFSPEDRESQQDRWEAETACRDGVVPNVRWHLHKSGRRIFVEGSTRALYDEDGALLGFLRLGQDVTERLMSEERLHEEKERFRLLVENMPQLVWRSGDEGNWTWASPQWLDYTGQSQEQTHGLGWLQAVHPDDREATMQAWHVARDQNGLDVEYRLRRASDGAYRWHRTRSVPLHDSSGSSRSEDRVLEWLGTSTDIDDLKRLQERQGVLVAELHHRTRNLLNVAQAIVMQTLGRQATPKPLIDRLVALGRVQSLIGQDREDEIGLEEVVRLELRSYGGDENGRVTVAGPLVLLPGERVQDLALVLHELTTNAVKHGALKEERGQLEVRWVVTQDGDRGPMLVLNWRESDVVMPADQSRHGYGRVLIERVLSRSTGSRTLFTLGADGVTCQIEMPLLSRSLGEMAPLRPCTV, from the coding sequence ATGCCCGACTTTGATGCCATGATGAAGCGGCAGCAGGTCCTTGGGGACTTCGGTGAGTTCGTTCTGCATTCTCAGGACATCAACCAAGTTCTCCAAGAGGCCTGCCGGCTCGTCGGTGAGGCGCTCAGTACCGGGCGTGCCAAGATCCTGGAGATCTTTCACGCGGATCGCCAGCTTCTCGTCCGGGCGGGGGTGGGCTGGGATCCCGGCATCGTGGGCAAGATACGCTTACCCCTGGAGGAGCACTCCTCCGAGACATTCGCGATCGAGGCCGGCATGCCCGTGATCTCCCATGACATCAGCAAGGAAGAGCGCTTTCAGATTCTGCCTTTCCTGCGGGAGGCCGGGGTGGTCGCCCTGGTGAATGCGCCGATTTTCCTGCCCGGTGGACGCGTTTTCGGCCTCCTGCAAGTGGACGCGACCGAGCCGCGCGACTTCCACCAGCACGACGTGCAATTCCTGCGCACCTATACCACCATCCTAGGCTCGGTGATCGACCGGCTGCTCCTAGGCCGGACCCTGCGCTCCACCGAGGAGCGCTTCCGCCTCACGGTCGAGCAGGTGCGTGACTACGCTATCTTTCTTTCTGATCCGCAGGACCGTATCACGGACTGGTTGCCCGGGGCAGAAGCCGTGTTCGGCTGGACGGCGGCGGAGGTGATCGGACAGTCGGCCGCCATCACCTTCTCGCCCGAGGACCGGGAAAGCCAGCAGGACAGGTGGGAGGCGGAGACGGCCTGCCGGGATGGTGTCGTCCCGAACGTCCGCTGGCACCTCCACAAGAGCGGCAGGCGGATCTTTGTCGAGGGCTCCACCCGGGCTTTGTACGACGAGGACGGCGCCCTGCTCGGCTTTCTCCGGCTCGGCCAGGATGTGACCGAGCGCCTCATGTCGGAGGAGCGGCTGCACGAGGAAAAGGAGCGCTTCCGTCTACTGGTCGAGAACATGCCGCAACTTGTGTGGCGCTCTGGGGACGAGGGGAACTGGACTTGGGCCAGCCCACAGTGGCTGGACTACACCGGCCAGAGCCAGGAGCAGACCCATGGCCTGGGCTGGCTGCAAGCCGTGCACCCCGATGATCGGGAGGCCACGATGCAGGCTTGGCACGTAGCGCGCGATCAGAACGGATTGGATGTGGAGTACCGCTTGCGTCGCGCTTCCGACGGAGCCTACCGCTGGCACCGCACCCGCTCCGTGCCCTTGCATGACAGTTCCGGCAGCAGTCGATCGGAAGACCGCGTGCTTGAGTGGCTGGGCACCTCGACCGACATCGATGATCTGAAGCGCCTTCAGGAGAGGCAGGGGGTCCTGGTGGCCGAGTTGCATCATCGCACCCGCAACCTGCTGAACGTCGCACAGGCGATCGTCATGCAGACGCTCGGGCGACAGGCTACCCCAAAGCCTCTTATCGACCGGCTGGTTGCCCTCGGGCGCGTGCAGAGCCTCATCGGCCAGGACCGTGAGGATGAGATCGGGCTGGAGGAGGTCGTCCGGCTCGAATTGCGGTCCTATGGCGGGGATGAGAATGGCAGGGTCACCGTTGCCGGTCCCTTGGTCCTTCTCCCCGGCGAACGCGTTCAGGACCTAGCTCTTGTTCTGCACGAGCTGACGACGAACGCGGTCAAGCACGGCGCTCTGAAAGAGGAGAGGGGGCAGCTGGAGGTGCGCTGGGTGGTCACGCAGGACGGGGACCGCGGACCGATGCTCGTGCTGAACTGGCGCGAGAGCGACGTCGTCATGCCGGCGGACCAATCTCGACACGGTTATGGTCGGGTGCTGATCGAGCGGGTGCTGTCACGTTCGACGGGGTCAAGAACACTGTTCACGCTTGGTGCCGATGGTGTCACCTGCCAGATCGAGATGCCTCTCCTCAGTCGATCTTTAGGCGAGATGGCTCCCCTACGCCCATGTACGGTTTGA
- a CDS encoding response regulator codes for MLIVEDEPLLRMDAMDLAEDVGLRAYGAANADEAISLLEQNNDIRILFTDIQMKGSIDGLKLAHAVRKRWPPIQILVTSGVAKVTTDQLPENGLFFTKPYPPQLLMDTMRRIAARIIS; via the coding sequence GTGCTGATCGTCGAAGACGAGCCATTGCTACGCATGGATGCCATGGACTTGGCCGAGGACGTCGGGTTGCGGGCTTATGGCGCAGCGAACGCTGACGAAGCCATCTCGCTCCTGGAGCAGAACAATGACATCCGTATCCTGTTCACGGACATCCAGATGAAAGGGTCGATAGATGGCCTGAAACTGGCGCATGCGGTGCGCAAGCGTTGGCCGCCTATCCAAATCTTGGTCACTTCGGGCGTCGCAAAGGTTACCACCGATCAGCTGCCGGAGAACGGGTTGTTCTTCACGAAGCCCTATCCTCCACAGCTCCTCATGGACACCATGCGACGCATCGCGGCACGGATTATTTCTTAA
- a CDS encoding HWE histidine kinase domain-containing protein, whose amino-acid sequence MDKLSRDELEQELRSRRLQADAIDRALRRDAIFESAVDFAIVVCDQAGVITDWNRGAECTMGWSAAEMIGQTTHRFYTLEDRANGRVESEMSNALRDGSAPDERWHLRKDGSPFWASGELMPLRDDNGVHQGFVKILRDRTNQRVVGERLRVSEERFRTLLEAVETAFAIVEVRFDADDRPVNYRFLEANAAFTQQAGVDLRGKWVTEYAPDLEPFWFETYGRVAKTGEPANFENYANTFDRWFDVRAMRIGDPAERQIAIFFNDVTARRRLEEQRVELTHEMVHRMKNILAMVQSIATQTFRTASSVEEARDAVSGRISALARAQDILTETQWRAAPIRDVLQAALAPHRDTGTNRFTFQGPNIELTSEQSLGLSLGMHELATNAAKYGALSTAAGHVSICWSCDMEGGFRLVWQETGGPAVAPRQRQGFGSRLVERLVANYFAGTAELLFQPEGVKFVLTGQVEVSMSATQAKPRLGVEIRPDMRKRS is encoded by the coding sequence GTGGATAAGCTGTCCCGCGACGAGCTCGAACAAGAACTGCGCAGCCGACGGTTGCAGGCAGACGCCATCGACCGTGCCCTACGCCGCGATGCAATCTTCGAGAGCGCCGTGGACTTCGCCATTGTCGTGTGTGATCAGGCAGGCGTCATCACCGATTGGAACAGGGGTGCTGAGTGTACCATGGGCTGGTCTGCCGCTGAGATGATCGGCCAGACCACGCATCGCTTCTATACTCTCGAGGATCGCGCCAATGGCCGTGTCGAGAGCGAGATGTCAAACGCGCTGCGCGATGGCAGTGCGCCGGACGAGCGGTGGCATCTGCGTAAGGATGGTTCCCCGTTCTGGGCCTCGGGCGAATTGATGCCGCTGCGCGACGACAACGGCGTCCACCAGGGTTTCGTGAAGATCCTACGGGACAGGACCAATCAACGCGTGGTCGGGGAGCGCCTGCGGGTCAGCGAGGAGCGCTTTCGTACCCTGTTGGAAGCCGTTGAAACGGCCTTCGCCATTGTGGAGGTGCGCTTCGACGCCGACGACCGGCCGGTCAATTATCGCTTTCTCGAAGCCAATGCCGCCTTCACCCAGCAGGCCGGCGTCGACCTGCGCGGCAAATGGGTCACAGAGTATGCCCCGGACCTGGAGCCATTCTGGTTCGAAACCTATGGGCGGGTAGCCAAAACCGGCGAGCCCGCGAACTTCGAGAACTACGCCAACACCTTTGATCGCTGGTTCGATGTCAGGGCCATGCGGATCGGTGACCCGGCGGAGCGGCAGATCGCGATCTTCTTCAATGACGTCACGGCCCGGCGTCGCCTGGAAGAGCAGCGGGTCGAGCTGACCCACGAGATGGTCCACCGGATGAAAAACATCCTGGCCATGGTGCAATCCATCGCGACGCAGACCTTTCGTACGGCCAGCAGTGTCGAGGAGGCCCGCGACGCGGTATCGGGGCGGATCTCAGCCTTGGCCCGTGCCCAGGACATCCTGACCGAAACGCAGTGGCGGGCAGCGCCGATCCGGGATGTGCTGCAGGCAGCGCTGGCGCCGCATCGCGACACCGGTACGAATCGTTTCACGTTCCAAGGCCCGAACATCGAGTTGACTTCAGAGCAAAGCCTCGGACTGTCGCTCGGGATGCATGAGCTGGCGACCAATGCGGCCAAGTACGGGGCACTATCAACCGCCGCTGGTCATGTCAGTATTTGCTGGAGTTGCGATATGGAGGGCGGGTTTCGCCTAGTCTGGCAGGAGACTGGGGGCCCTGCGGTGGCACCTCGGCAGCGGCAGGGCTTTGGCTCACGCTTGGTAGAGCGCTTGGTCGCGAATTATTTTGCTGGAACAGCCGAGCTGTTGTTTCAACCCGAAGGCGTGAAATTCGTTCTCACTGGGCAGGTGGAAGTTTCAATGTCGGCAACTCAAGCTAAACCTCGGCTGGGTGTCGAGATCAGGCCGGATATGAGAAAGCGCAGTTAG